Within the Burkholderia sp. NRF60-BP8 genome, the region CATCTACTCGGACGGCCTGATCGTGCGCACGACGATCGACGCGCGCCTCCAGCAGATGGCGACGCAGGCGCTCACGCTGCAGGGCAATCAGCTGCAGGGCATCGCGAACAATGCATGGAGCGGCCGCGACGGCTGCGGCACCGACAACGAGGTGTTCCGCACCTTCATGCGCGAATCGCCCGAGTACAAGGCCGCGCAGGACGCCGGCAAGGACGACGCGGCGGCGATGAAGCTGCTCGCGGCCGACCGCGGCTTCCTGCGTGCGCTGTGCAAGTCGAAGACCGACGTGCAGGCCGGCTTCCTCGCGATCGATCCGCGCGACGGGCAGATCCGCGCGTGGGTCGGCAGCCGCGACTTCACCCGCGAGCCGTTCGACCACGTCGCGCAGGCGCGGCGCCAGCCGGGCTCGACGTTCAAGCCGTTCGTCTATGGCGCCGCGTTTGCGAGCGGGATGAAGCCGGACGACACGTTCATCGACCAGCCGGTCGAGATCCCGTTGAAAGGCGGCGAGATCTGGCGGCCGAACGACGACGTGCCGCCGTCTGGCAAGCCGATGACCTTGCGCGACGCGGTCGCGCTGTCGCGCAACCGGATCACCGCGCAGGTGATGGAGAAGGTCGGCCCGGCCGCCGTCGCGCGGCTGGCGCGCGACATGGGCGTGCGCGAAAGCCCGCTCGAACGCGTGCCGTCGCTCGCGCTCGGCACGAGCCCGGTCACGCTGAAGGAAATGGTCGCGTCGTACGCGACGATCGCGAACGGCGGGCTGTACGTCGAGCCGCAGATGGTCACGCGCATCGAGAATCGCCAGGGCGACGTGCTCGCCGAATACGCACCGGCGCCGCCCGAGCGCGCGCTCGATGCCGAAACCGACAAGACGCTGCTCGACGTGATGCGCGACGTCGTGACGCGCGGCACGGGCGGCAGCATCCGCACGCGCTTCGGCATCCGCGGCGACGTGGCTGGCAAGACCGGCACGACGCAGGACAACGCGGACGGCTGGTTCATCCTGATGCAGCCGGGCCTCGTCGCCGGCGCGTGGGTCGGATTCGACGACGGCCGCGTGACGCTGCGCAGCGACTACTGGGGGCAGGGCGCGCACAGCGCGCTGCCGATCGTCGGCGATTTCTTCCAGCGCGCGCAGCGCGCCCGGATCGTCGATACGAAGGCGAAATTCGATACCGAGCCGTCGCCGGGCTGGTTCGCGTCGCTGCGCGAGCGCGCGACCGACCTGTTCGACACGTGGTTCCCGCCCGAGCCGAAGAAGGCGCCCGCGCCGGTCAGGACGCAGCGTATCGAGCGCCCGGCCGACGCCGACGAGGGGGCGGCGTCGGCGGCATCCGCCGCATCGGCGCCGGATGCCGCATCCGGCGGTATCGTCGAGGAATGGGTGCCGGCGTCCGAAGTGGCCGCGTCGGCCGCCGCGCTGTCGGCGGGCGCCTCGCAACTGCAGCCGCAGCTTGCGCCGCCGCCGGCAGGCACCAGTGCGACGAGTGGAGGCAGCGCCGGTATCGGCGTCGCCCCTTCGGGCGTGCCGGCTCCGTCGGCGCCGGCCGCGCCCGATGCGACCGACGCTTCGCAGTAGTGAAGCCGTGTCGCGGCATTCGGTGTGCAGGCGGCGATAATCGTCTGACGAAACGACTTATTCCCGCTCGATTGTACGGTTTCGGTCAACAGTGAATTTGCGATTTAAGTATTTACCCTGATAGTCGAGCCTCCTAGACTTCTACTCATGCGCAACGACATCGAGTCGGAAGCGCCTGACAAAACAATCCCGGAGGTAACGCATCATGAAATCGCTGATCAAGGCAGTTGCACTGGCCGCCCTGGTGGCCGCACCGGTCGTCTCGTTTGCCCAATCGAACCAGCAGCCGCTGACCCGCGCGCAAGTGCGCGCCGAGCTGGTCCAGCTCGAAAAGGCCGGCTACAACCCGAACGACTGGATGAACTATCCGGAAAACATCCAGGCCGCCCAGGCCAAGATCGCCGCCGCGCAGAACGCCGGCGCGCAAGCCGACGCAACCGGCTACGGTTCGAACCCGGTCGCGACGTCGCAGTCGGGCCAGCGCGCGGTCGTGCCGGCCGTGAGCGACCGCTCGTCGGTGTACTTCGGCCACTAAGCCAGCCGTCGTTTCGCGGCCCCGAAGGCCGCGGCTGACGTCGTATCGAGAAAGCCCGCACTCGGTTCGGTTCCGAGTGCGGGCTTTTTCATGATGCGAAGCTCAGCGATCCGGCACAGACGACGGGCGAAATCGTCGGCGGGGCAATCCGGTATCCGCCGACACAGGGAGGTCTCTCTTCCCAAGGGTTCGTTAGAGTAAGATTCGCGTGCAATCGATGAGACGGCTTAATCAATGGAGAGGCGATGCGCTTGTATTCGGCGAGCGGAACGGTATCAAACATGCGCTGCTCGATAGAGCCGTGTTCGCCTTCGAAATTTCGCAAATTCGAGAAAACCGCAACGGATCTCGCGCCATTGTTACTCGCGTCCATCGGCGAAGACGGGATGGCGGTAAGCAGTGCAACGCTGCACGATTCGGACAGAAGTCGGCCTGATCCAGCAAAAGGCTATTGGGTCGAGATAGAGATCAGCGGGCGCGCGCTCAAAGGCTGGTTTGACTGTATCCCGTTCGAGAATGGCGGACATGTCGAGGCGGTTTTCGACAAAAACGGATTGTTGGTGGCCGTTAATAATCCGAAGGCGCGACTAATCGTATTCAGGCCACCTTGCCCCGATGGCCTCAAACCCATTTTCACTAAATCCATGCTCTACGGTTGCCTCGGGGTGACGTTGTTCTTGTTTTTTTGCCAGACGGTACTTTATGCATTCGTGATGCCCGGTTGGGGCGAGTTTTTCGGGTTGATGCCGATCCTGCTAGTTGCAACCGTGCTGCTGGTGGCTCTCCTGGTACTGCTGGCCTACCGGGATGAATTGATCAACGGGTCGCGAACCAGAAAAATCCTCAAACTGCTCGGTCTGTCGGATCGCGCGCGGGCGTTGAAGGCCGAACCCGTCGGCACCGATTACGCTTACCGCT harbors:
- a CDS encoding penicillin-binding protein 1A — protein: MQPFQPSSTRVNRRNVSSVRALCARWVARAQPVAAAAVARVKPLAATAWHHVRHPTRRGVLLAAAAVPALFAAYVIVLVPFTPGIGDIRKARVDQPAQVLSADGKLLAEFKPSNREWVPLKQISPHMVDALIATEDHRFYEHHGLDWKRTASAALHTFSGNRQGGSTITQQLARNLYPDEIGRAPTLRRKVKEAITALKIEAVYSKDQILETYLNTVPFLYNAYGVEMAARTYFDKSADELDVLDSATLVGMLKGNSYYNPVLNPERALQRRNTVLGQMVKYGKLSPAQFAQLQRRPLRIDFERQKEPPGPAPHFAQQLRKWLIAWADRNDYNIYSDGLIVRTTIDARLQQMATQALTLQGNQLQGIANNAWSGRDGCGTDNEVFRTFMRESPEYKAAQDAGKDDAAAMKLLAADRGFLRALCKSKTDVQAGFLAIDPRDGQIRAWVGSRDFTREPFDHVAQARRQPGSTFKPFVYGAAFASGMKPDDTFIDQPVEIPLKGGEIWRPNDDVPPSGKPMTLRDAVALSRNRITAQVMEKVGPAAVARLARDMGVRESPLERVPSLALGTSPVTLKEMVASYATIANGGLYVEPQMVTRIENRQGDVLAEYAPAPPERALDAETDKTLLDVMRDVVTRGTGGSIRTRFGIRGDVAGKTGTTQDNADGWFILMQPGLVAGAWVGFDDGRVTLRSDYWGQGAHSALPIVGDFFQRAQRARIVDTKAKFDTEPSPGWFASLRERATDLFDTWFPPEPKKAPAPVRTQRIERPADADEGAASAASAASAPDAASGGIVEEWVPASEVAASAAALSAGASQLQPQLAPPPAGTSATSGGSAGIGVAPSGVPAPSAPAAPDATDASQ
- a CDS encoding DUF4148 domain-containing protein produces the protein MKSLIKAVALAALVAAPVVSFAQSNQQPLTRAQVRAELVQLEKAGYNPNDWMNYPENIQAAQAKIAAAQNAGAQADATGYGSNPVATSQSGQRAVVPAVSDRSSVYFGH